The Cyclobacterium amurskyense genome contains the following window.
CCACTCCTCGTTTAAATCCAAAGATGTTGATTTCATAATCGTTGAGGGTACTTTTAGCAATTTTTTGTATCCTATTTTTATAAATCTACCCAAATAAACCCTAATTTACCTTAAAAAAACAGGAAATGAATTTTTGATGAAATAATTTTAGTGTCTATTTCCTAATATAATATTAGCCTTAGCCTAGGGCTAAAACAGGCTTCTGGAGTACTAGAATTATTCATTTGTAGGGTTAAGTAGGAACCATAAAAATATAAAAAGTTATCTATAGTATAAATTAAATCGATATTGTTTGCAATTTCTTTTTGTGATCACTCTTTATCTCCTATTTTTGTAGCAAATTAATTAAAAGCAGACTTATGAGCGTATTGGTAAATAAAAATTCCAAAGTAATTGTACAAGGGTTCACAGGAACTGAAGGTTCTTTTCACGCCCAACAGATGATAGAATATGGTACCAATGTAGTTGGGGGTGTAACACCTGGAAAAGGTGGCGATACTCATTTAGGCAGACCAGTATTTAATACTGTAGAAGATGCAGTGAAAGCCAAAGGAGCTGATACTACCATAATCTTTGTTCCTCCAGCTTTTGCGGCAGATGCTATTATGGAAGCGGCGGATGCAGGTATTAAAGTAATCATCGCCATTACTGAAGGAATTCCTGTAAAGGACATGATGAAAGCCAAGCCGTATGTTAAGAAAAAAGGAGCCATTTTGGTAGGGCCAAATTGCCCGGGAGTAATCACTCCAGGTGAAGCTAAGGTTGGCATCATGCCTGGTTTTGTCTTCAAACCAGGACGGGTAGGAGTTGTTTCCAAATCAGGTACGCTTACTTATGAAGCAGCTGACCAAATCACAAAAGCTGGATTAGGTGTTTCTACAGCCATTGGAATAGGTGGTGACCCGATAATCGGTACCTCCACTAAGGAAGCGGTTCAACTATTAATGGAAGATCCTGAAACAGACGCTATCGTAATGATAGGAGAAATTGGCGGGAATTATGAAGCTGAAGCTGCCCAATGGATCAAAGAAAATGGCAATAAAAAACCTGTTGTAGGATTTATCGCAGGCCAAACAGCACCTCCAGGTAGAAGAATGGGACATGCTGGAGCCATTATTGGTGGAAAAGATGATA
Protein-coding sequences here:
- the sucD gene encoding succinate--CoA ligase subunit alpha codes for the protein MSVLVNKNSKVIVQGFTGTEGSFHAQQMIEYGTNVVGGVTPGKGGDTHLGRPVFNTVEDAVKAKGADTTIIFVPPAFAADAIMEAADAGIKVIIAITEGIPVKDMMKAKPYVKKKGAILVGPNCPGVITPGEAKVGIMPGFVFKPGRVGVVSKSGTLTYEAADQITKAGLGVSTAIGIGGDPIIGTSTKEAVQLLMEDPETDAIVMIGEIGGNYEAEAAQWIKENGNKKPVVGFIAGQTAPPGRRMGHAGAIIGGKDDTAIAKMRIMKENGIFVAESPAEIGEVMAKALGVDA